From a region of the Zingiber officinale cultivar Zhangliang chromosome 4B, Zo_v1.1, whole genome shotgun sequence genome:
- the LOC121974384 gene encoding NAC transcription factor 32-like isoform X2, with product MNGGDLQLPHGFRFHPTDEELVKHYLCRKCDGLPIAVPIVTELDLYKFNPWQLPEMALYGEKEWYFFSPRDRKYPNGSRPNRAAGSGYWKATGADKPVGSPKPVAIKKALVFYSGKAPKGEKTNWIMHEYRLADVDRTARKKNSLRVYFGRLGVVPNLQQERRQRRVGPEGVEDGRFEDDPARPIVQSGGPEAHPNGSSGARAGGAGVQLRAVGRLDAEAPRGLELLGARAVAGAAGVRAGGAEPAAVAAQRMGPGVWPLDRLQFGLQPGRTGSISPDRV from the exons ATGAACGGAGGGGATCTGCAGTTGCCCCACGGGTTCCGTTTCCACCCCACCGACGAGGAGCTCGTCAAGCACTACCTCTGCCGGAAGTGCGACGGCCTCCCCATCGCCGTCCCCATCGTCACCGAGCTCGACCTTTACAAATTTAACCCATGGCAGCTCCCTG AGATGGCGTTATACGGGGAAAAGGAGTGGTATTTTTTCTCGCCGAGGGACCGGAAATACCCGAACGGCTCGAGGCCGAACCGGGCGGCTGGGTCGGGTTACTGGAAGGCGACCGGGGCGGATAAGCCGGTGGGATCGCCGAAGCCGGTGGCCATCAAGAAGGCGCTGGTGTTCTACTCCGGCAAGGCGCCCAAGGGCGAGAAGACCAACTGGATCATGCACGAGTACCGGCTCGCCGACGTCGACCGGACCGCCCGCAAGAAGAACTCACTCAGGGTATATT TTGGACGATTGGGTGTTGTGCCGAATCTACAACAAGAAAGGCGGCAGCGCCGCGTCGGACCAGAGGGGGTCGAAGATGGCCGGTTCGAGGACGATCCGGCCCGGCCCATCGTCCAGTCCGGAGGACCAGAAGCCCATCCTAATGGCTCCTCCGGCGCACGTGCCGGCGGAGCTGGTGTACAGCTTCGCGCCGTCGGCCGACTCGATGCCGAGGCTCCACGCGGACTCGAGTTGCTCGGAGCACGTGCTGTCGCCGGAGCAGCTGGCGTGCGAGCGGGAGGTGCAGAGCCAGCCGCGGTGGCGGCCCAGCGAATGGGACCGGGCGTTTGGCCTCTCGACCGCCTCCAATTCGGTCTTCAACCAGGTCGAACCGGGTCTATTTCCCCAGACCGGGTCTAG
- the LOC121974381 gene encoding U-box domain-containing protein 26-like — MVSVPELLRCPISLDLFSDPVTLSTGQTYDRASIEKWLACGNLTCPVTMQRLHDTSLVPNHTLRHLIQHWVLGHSSMFTVPLESTEFTLSTLKHNLQFRESTTMTKLETLRIIKLLSSESSTRQASLIREGLFELLLQVLFQFPVADNAEVIELALDGILNLSSSKGWESLNMLRNESNLVRLVFLLEQGSSRVKARLCNLLEAIASCSLTHELCLILGRRERLLQVLVSLLLDKSDIREATLKAICSLCSLEANRSTAIREGAMDGLVAYMSSALYASRSRNRNVRLAVGTLERLLASGVGKRRMSEMENGIAVLVKMVFRVPCDDQGGSEHAVGALLLLCSDSEKARTDAINAGVLTQLLLLLQSQSGERAKSKARALLKLLRAKWAKDQAGL, encoded by the coding sequence ATGGTGAGTGTTCCTGAGTTGCTCAGGTGCCCAATTAGCCTGGATTTGTTCAGTGATCCAGTGACGCTTAGCACAGGCCAGACTTATGACAGGGCAAGCATTGAGAAATGGCTGGCCTGTGGCAACTTAACATGCCCGGTTACAATGCAGAGGCTCCATGATACATCCTTAGTCCCCAACCACACCCTCCGGCACTTGATCCAGCATTGGGTCCTCGGCCACAGCTCAATGTTTACTGTTCCACTCGAAAGCACGGAATTCACACTCTCCACCCTCAAGCACAACCTCCAATTCAGAGAATCCACTACTATGACAAAGCTGGAAACGCTTAGAATCATCAAGCTTCTGTCTTCGGAGTCGAGCACAAGGCAGGCTAGTTTGATTCGAGAAGGTTTGTTCGAGCTGCTGCTGCAGGTGCTCTTCCAGTTCCCTGTGGCAGACAATGCCGAGGTCATAGAACTAGCCCTCGATGGAATCCTCAATCTAAGCTCTTCCAAAGGTTGGGAGTCGCTAAACATGTTAAGAAATGAATCGAACTTGGTTCGACTAGTGTTTCTATTAGAACAAGGGAGTTCCAGGGTCAAGGCCAGGTTGTGTAACTTGTTGGAGGCGATCGCATCGTGCAGTTTGACACACGAGCTGTGCCTCATCTTAGGAAGAAGGGAGAGGTTGCTCCAAGTGTTGGTCTCTCTGCTACTCGACAAATCCGACATCCGGGAGGCCACCCTGAAAGCGATCTGCAGCCTCTGCTCGCTCGAAGCCAACAGGAGCACTGCGATTCGAGAAGGCGCCATGGACGGCCTCGTCGCGTACATGTCGAGCGCACTGTACGCCTCTCGTTCGAGGAACAGGAACGTGAGGCTCGCCGTCGGCACGCTCGAGCGACTGCTGGCGTCGGGAGTCGGCAAGAGGCGGATGAGCGAGATGGAGAACGGGATCGCGGTGCTGGTGAAGATGGTGTTCCGGGTGCCCTGCGATGATCAGGGAGGCAGCGAGCACGCGGTCGGGGCACTGCTGCTCCTGTGCAGCGACTCGGAGAAAGCAAGAACAGACGCCATTAATGCCGGGGTCTTGACgcagctgctgctgctgctgcagagCCAGAGCGGGGAGCGGGCCAAGTCCAAGGCCAGAGCTCTGCTGAAGTTGCTGAGAGCCAAGTGGGCAAAGGATCAAGCAGGATTGTGA
- the LOC121974382 gene encoding protein DMP3-like — MPCFQDSIRFPLSNLTAALHRTAKQQSLVLSCVHDDIKRRSRRRTRTGRQHDRDRHPLRFLGVCSITCRVNGAQNRIITRQIVRELAMSLQTKFRKSKEKKDEDQIQEQPPPLQPPPAVAPPSSSSSQQAISQALATTAHLANLLPTGTLLAFQLLVPVFTNNGACDAVTVLLTRGLLLLLAASCFLASFTDSFRSTDGQLYYGFATRRGMWLFNYVDEGGAGTLPDLTKYRRRTRDWVHAALSVLVFAAVALRDRNVVSCFYPRPSREVQEALDIVPLGVGVLCSLLFVVFPTSRHGIGYPITSGN; from the exons ATGCCCTGTTTTCAGGACTCGATAAGGTTTCCTCTGAGCAATCTCACAGCGGCATTACATCGAACAGCTAAACAGCAATCGCTAGTCCTTTCTTGCGTGCACGACGACATCAAGCGGCGCAGCAGGCGACGGACACGCACCGGCCGGCAGCATGATCGGGATCGCCACCCTCTTCGTTTTCTTGGTGTTTGTTCAATAACGTGTCGTGTCAATGGAGCTCAAAATCGTATAATCAC gaggcagATTGTAAGAGAGCTGGCCATGTCCCTTCAAACCAAGTTTAGgaaatccaaagaaaagaaagacgAAGACCAAATccaggagcaaccaccaccgctccAGCCGCCGCCGGCGGTTGCTCCGCCATCTTCCTCGTCGTCCCAGCAAGCCATATCTCAAGCGCTAGCGACCACCGCCCACCTCGCCAACCTCCTGCCCACCGGCACTCTGCTCGCCTTCCAGCTCCTCGTGCCGGTCTTCACCAACAACGGCGCCTGCGATGCCGTCACCGTCCTCCTGACGCGCGGGCTGCTGCTGCTCCTCGCCGCCTCCTGCTTCCTCGCCAGCTTCACCGACAGCTTTCGGTCGACCGACGGCCAGCTCTACTATGGCTTCGCGACGCGCCGTGGTATGTGGCTCTTCAACTACGTGGACGAGGGCGGCGCGGGGACTCTGCCGGATCTGACCAAGTACAGGCGGCGGACCAGGGACTGGGTGCACGCGGCGCTGTCTGTGCTGGTGTTCGCGGCGGTGGCGCTGCGGGACCGGAACGTCGTCAGTTGCTTCTACCCGCGGCCGAGCAGGGAGGTTCAGGAGGCGTTGGACATAGTGCCGCTGGGCGTCGGCGTGCTTTGCAGCTTGCTCTTCGTGGTGTTTCCGACGAGTAGGCACGGCATCGGTTACCCTATCACCTCCGGCAACTGA
- the LOC121974380 gene encoding ribosome maturation protein SBDS-like: MSKTLVQPIGQKRLTNVAVVRLKKHGIRFEIACYKNKVLSWRSGVEKDLDEVLQSQTVYSNVSKGILAKSKELIAAFGTDDQSKICLEILEKGELQVAGKERESQLSSQFRDIATIVMQKTINPETHHPYTISMIERLMHEIHFAVDPNQSSKKQALEVIRELQNHFPIKRSPMRLRLVVPEKRFSTLMEKLSDWNANITSKDESGNEPSIVCELEPGFFRDCDAMMRNLQGRLEILAVSVHTEGDAHVSQYDTEEFISSSSKDLDAVVQLGERLHEQEISAGDSRGQEQAKQIRCNTCDAALGDARQYREHFKSDWHKHNLKRKTRQLPPLTAEECLADLELGDSQGDLKEYSF; encoded by the exons ATGTCGAAGACCTTGGTGCAGCCCATCGGGCAGAAGCGCCTCACGAACGTGGCGGTCGTCCGCCTCAAGAAGCACGGAATAAGGTTCGAGATCGCCTGCTACAAGAACAAGGTCCTTTCGTGGCGATCAGGAGT GGAGAAGGATTTGGATGAAGTGTTGCAATCACAAACAGTTTATTCAAATGTCTCAAAAGGAATTCTTGCGAAGTCAAAAGAACTGATTGCAGCATTTGGTACCGATGATCAGTCAAAAATATGTTTGGAG ATCTTGGAAAAAGGAGAGCTTCAAGTTGCTGGGAAGGAGAGAGAATCTCAGTTATCTAGTCAGTTCCGGGATATTGCAACTATTGTGATGCAGAAAACGATCAACCCTGAAACTCATCATCCCTATACAATTAGCATGATTGAGCGACTTATGCATGAGATTCATTTTGCAGTGGATCCAAATCAAAGCTCAAAAAAGCAG GCATTGGAAGTTATTAGGGAGCTTCAGAACCATTTCCCTATCAAAAGATCCCCCATGAGATTGCGTCTTGTTGTACCAGAGAAAAGGTTTTCTACTCTTATGGAGAAACTCAGTGATTGGAATGCTAATATTACTTCAAAGGATGAGTCTGGAAATGAGCCATCTATT GTTTGCGAGTTAGAACCTGGCTTTTTTCGGGATTGTGATGCCATGATGAGGAACTTGCAAGGGAGGTTGGAAATACTTGCTGTATCAGTACACACGGAAGGGGATGCTCATGTCAGCCAGTATGATACTGAAGAATTTATTTCAAGTTCATCAAAGGATCTAGACGCAGTTGTTCAACTCGGCGAGAGGTTGCACGAGCAAGAAATTTCTGCTGGGGATAGTCGCGGACAAGAACAGGCCAAGCAGATCAGATGCAACACCTGTGATGCTGCACTGGGAGATGCTAGGCAATATAGAGAACACTTCAAATCTGACTGGCACAAGCACAACCTAAAGCGAAAGACAAGGCAACTTCCTCCCCTAACTGCAGAAGAATGTCTAGCAGACTTGGAACTGGGAGATTCACAGGGCGATCTCAAGGAATATTCATTTTGA
- the LOC121974384 gene encoding NAC domain-containing protein 48-like isoform X1, producing the protein MNGGDLQLPHGFRFHPTDEELVKHYLCRKCDGLPIAVPIVTELDLYKFNPWQLPEMALYGEKEWYFFSPRDRKYPNGSRPNRAAGSGYWKATGADKPVGSPKPVAIKKALVFYSGKAPKGEKTNWIMHEYRLADVDRTARKKNSLRLDDWVLCRIYNKKGGSAASDQRGSKMAGSRTIRPGPSSSPEDQKPILMAPPAHVPAELVYSFAPSADSMPRLHADSSCSEHVLSPEQLACEREVQSQPRWRPSEWDRAFGLSTASNSVFNQVEPGLFPQTGSSDPFQDILVYLGKPF; encoded by the exons ATGAACGGAGGGGATCTGCAGTTGCCCCACGGGTTCCGTTTCCACCCCACCGACGAGGAGCTCGTCAAGCACTACCTCTGCCGGAAGTGCGACGGCCTCCCCATCGCCGTCCCCATCGTCACCGAGCTCGACCTTTACAAATTTAACCCATGGCAGCTCCCTG AGATGGCGTTATACGGGGAAAAGGAGTGGTATTTTTTCTCGCCGAGGGACCGGAAATACCCGAACGGCTCGAGGCCGAACCGGGCGGCTGGGTCGGGTTACTGGAAGGCGACCGGGGCGGATAAGCCGGTGGGATCGCCGAAGCCGGTGGCCATCAAGAAGGCGCTGGTGTTCTACTCCGGCAAGGCGCCCAAGGGCGAGAAGACCAACTGGATCATGCACGAGTACCGGCTCGCCGACGTCGACCGGACCGCCCGCAAGAAGAACTCACTCAGG TTGGACGATTGGGTGTTGTGCCGAATCTACAACAAGAAAGGCGGCAGCGCCGCGTCGGACCAGAGGGGGTCGAAGATGGCCGGTTCGAGGACGATCCGGCCCGGCCCATCGTCCAGTCCGGAGGACCAGAAGCCCATCCTAATGGCTCCTCCGGCGCACGTGCCGGCGGAGCTGGTGTACAGCTTCGCGCCGTCGGCCGACTCGATGCCGAGGCTCCACGCGGACTCGAGTTGCTCGGAGCACGTGCTGTCGCCGGAGCAGCTGGCGTGCGAGCGGGAGGTGCAGAGCCAGCCGCGGTGGCGGCCCAGCGAATGGGACCGGGCGTTTGGCCTCTCGACCGCCTCCAATTCGGTCTTCAACCAGGTCGAACCGGGTCTATTTCCCCAGACCGGGTCTAGTGACCCCTTTCAGGATATCCTCGTCTATCTAGGAAAACCCTTTTGA
- the LOC121974383 gene encoding MADS-box transcription factor 2-like, whose protein sequence is MGRGKIEIKRIENSTNRQVTFSKRRNGIIKKAREISILCESQVSVAIFSSSGKMSEFCSPSTTLPKILERYQTNSGEKLWDAKHESLSVEIERVKKENDNMQIELRHLKGEDLNSLYPKELIPIEEALQIGLTSVREKQMEIWKMHKKNEKFLEEENKQLTYMLHHHQLTMDGSVRELELGYKDREFAPQMTMAFRVQPIQPNLHESK, encoded by the exons ATGGGGCGCGGGAAGATCGAGATAAAGCGGATCGAGAATTCCACCAACCGGCAGGTGACCTTCTCCAAGCGCCGCAATGGGATCATTAAGAAGGCGAGAGAAATCAGCATCCTCTGCGAATCGCAGGTCTCCGTCGCCATATTCTCCAGCTCCGGGAAGATGTCCGAGTTCTGCAGTCCCTCCACCAC GTTGCCGAAGATTCTGGAGAGGTACCAGACGAACTCCGGCGAAAAGCTCTGGGATGCCAAGCATGAG AGTCTGAGTGTTGAAATTGAGCGAGTTAAGAAAGAAAACGACAACATGCAGATTGAACTAAG GCACCTTAAGGGTGAGGATCTCAACTCCCTTTACCCAAAGGAATTGATTCCTATTGAGGAGGCACTCCAGATTGGGCTCACCAGCGTAAGGGAAAAGCAA ATGGAGATCTGGAAGATGCACAAGAAGAAT GAAAAATTTCTAGAGGAGGAGAACAAGCAACTGACTTATATGCTG CACCATCATCAATTGACAATGGATGGAAGCGTTCGCGAGCTAGAGCTTGGATACAAAGATAGGGAGTTTGCGCCGCAAATGACTATGGCCTTCCGCGTTCAACCGATCCAACCTAACTTGCACGAAAGCAAATGA
- the LOC121974379 gene encoding premnaspirodiene oxygenase-like, translated as MEMELQLLPPSLLLAFLFLLALKFLLKSRRSDSKLRQVLSPEPPLPPGPWRLPLIGHLHHLVGKPTHRLLRDLAAVHGPVMLLKIGQVDVVVVSSTAAAEAVVKTHDVNCANRPEVAAVRIVAYGCTDIAFSSYGPYWRQMKKVCIVEMLSARRVKSFAAVRERNILDLTRNMSTGSPVNVSEKFMTLSSNIITESSVGKIYDGFLPVVRELMETLTGFSIVDSFPSWKFLDVLTGTTSRFWQIRRRLDKIMNEIIQQHQTEKKSNQSEEDLIDVLLRIKEQGDLEIPITFDNVKACIVDMFVGGTDTTATTLEWAMSELMRNPEVMNRAQIEVREALKGKAGVEDGDVEKLSYLKMVIKETLRLHVPIPLLLPRMAKQSCEVMGFKIPEESRVLINAWAMGRDPEYWEDAESFRPERFAGSGTDYKGTYLEYVPFGSGRRLCPGYQFAMATMELALAQMLLCFDWELPGGMRPEELNMEEMSGATASRKSALWLIATPRFPPPA; from the exons ATGGAGATGGAGCTCCAACTTCTTCCCCCATCACTGTTATTAGCCTTCTTGTTCCTTCTCGCACTCAAATTCCTGCTCAAGAGTCGGCGGTCGGACTCCAAACTCAGACAAGTACTCTCGCCGGAGCCGCCTCTGCCTCCCGGCCCCTGGCGGCTGCCCCTCATCGGCCACCTCCACCACCTGGTCGGCAAGCCCACCCACCGCTTGCTGCGCGACCTCGCCGCCGTCCACGGCCCCGTCATGCTCCTCAAGATCGGCCAGGTCGACGTCGTCGTCGTCTCTTCCACCGCAGCAGCAGAGGCCGTCGTAAAAACCCACGACGTGAACTGCGCCAACCGCCCGGAGGTCGCCGCCGTCCGCATCGTCGCCTACGGCTGCACCGACATCGCTTTCTCCTCCTACGGCCCCTACTGGCGCCAGATGAAGAAGGTTTGCATCGTCGAGATGCTCAGCGCGCGCCGTGTCAAGTCCTTCGCCGCCGTAAGGGAGCGCAACATACTCGACTTGACGAGGAACATGTCCACCGGATCTCCAGTCAACGTCAGCGAAAAATTCATGACCTTGAGCAGCAACATCATCACCGAATCCTCCGTCGGTAAGATATACGACGGCTTTCTCCCGGTGGTGAGGGAGTTGATGGAAACGCTCACCGGATTCAGCATTGTCGACTCCTTCCCCTCCTGGAAATTCCTAGACGTCCTCACCGGAACAACCTCGCGGTTCTGGCAAATCCGACGACGGCTCGACAAAATCATGAATGAGATCATCCAGCAGCACCAGACGGAGAAGAAGAGCAATCAATCAGAGGAGGACTTGATCGACGTGCTTCTGAGGATTAAAGAACAGGGCGACCTGGAAATCCCCATCACATTCGACAACGTCAAAGCCTGTATAGTG GATATGTTCGTGGGAGGCACGGATACCACGGCGACGACTCTGGAATGGGCGATGTCGGAGTTGATGAGGAATCCCGAGGTGATGAACAGAGCACAGATCGAGGTGAGGGAGGCACTGAAAGGCAAGGCAGGAGTCGAAGACGGCGACGTGGAGAAGCTGAGCTACTTGAAGATGGTAATCAAGGAGACGCTGAGGCTGCACGTGCCGATCCCGCTACTGCTGCCGAGGATGGCAAAGCAGAGCTGCGAGGTGATGGGATTCAAGATTCCGGAAGAAAGCAGAGTGCTGATCAACGCGTGGGCCATGGGGAGGGACCCGGAGTACTGGGAGGACGCGGAGAGCTTCCGGCCGGAGAGGTTCGCCGGAAGTGGGACGGACTACAAGGGGACGTACCTTgagtacgtgccgttcggcagcGGGAGGAGGTTATGCCCGGGGTACCAGTTCGCCATGGCCACCATGGAACTAGCGTTAGCGCAGATGCTCCTCTGCTTCGACTGGGAGCTGCCTGGCGGGATGAGGCCGGAGGAGCTGAACATGGAGGAAATGTCCGGGGCGACGGCGTCCAGGAAATCGGCCCTGTGGCTGATTGCTACCCCTCGATTTCCTCCGCCCGCTTGA